CAAGCTCAACAAGTCGTTCATAACACCTTTTGACAGGGAAGATATTTACCATCTTTCTGTCGCGCTCGATGACATCTGCGATTACATCGATGCCGGAGCCCGGGCGATCGTGATGTATGACATCAATGAGTTCAACGATCATGCCCGATCTTTGGCGAGAGTTATCTGTGAACTTGCGACCGAGATAAATGCAGCCGTCGGCCTGTTGAAGTCGCCAAACGGGATGAATGCTCACATAGTTGAGATCCACCGATTGGAGAATGAAGCTGATGATATTTATTTTCGGGCGATCGGCGAGCTGTTCAGGAGCGGATCTGACCCGATCTCACTCATCAAATGGAAGGAGCTTTATGAGATCCTTGAAAACGCGACCGACCGGTGTGAAAGCGTTGCCAACATAATCGAAAGCATAGTCCTCAAACACAATTAAGAGCAGCAGGCTTCGCTCAGTTTCGAATACCGTTCTGATCATATGGAAGGACAAACGGCAGCTCTGAGTCTCGTGGTGCTGATAATCTTTATCGCACTGGTCTTCGACTACGTAAACGGATTTCACGACGCCGCCAATTCGATCGCAACGGTCGTTGCTACACGCGTGCTCTCGCCGGGCGTTGCGGTTGTGTGGGCTGCGTTTTTCAATTTCATCGCCTTTATTGTCTTTGGAACTGCCGTTGCCAAGACCATCGGCGGCGACATGGTCAATATCGCCGTTATACCAGGTAATGATCAGCTTTTTGTTCTCCTCGCGGGGGTTTTAGGGGCAACGATATGGAACATCATTACCTGGTGGCTCGGGCTTCCGACTTCTAGTTCGCATGCGCTCGTCGGAGCTTATGCAGGTTCGGCCATCGCGTCGTACATTTGGCATTTTGGTCTCAATAACGTCGAGACGGTATTGAAAGCCTCAGGATGGATAAAAACCCTGAGCTTTATCGTCTTGTCCCCGCTCATCGGGATGCTGCTCGGGTTTGCCTTTATGGTTGCGGTTTATTGGATCTTTCATAAGGTCTCGATAAACAAGGTCGATCGGGGCTTTCGCGTTGGTCAATTGTTTTCGGCGGCCGCATATTCCCTCGGGCATGGCGGCAACGATGCGCAAAAGACAATGGGCATAATCACGATCGTCTTGGTTGCCGGAGGTTTTCTTCAAATGGCTCCCGGCGGCAAATTGCCCGATGTGCCGCTTTGGGTCGTACTTTCGGCACATGCGGCGATCGCGCTTGGAACACTTTCGGGCGGATGGCGGATCGTCAAAACGATGGGAACAAAGATCGTGAAATTGCAGCCCGTCGGAGGATTTTGCGCAGAGACCGCGGGTGCGATCACACTGTTCGGTGCGACCGCCGCCGGAATTCCCGTTTCAACCACACATACCATTACCGGATCTATCGTTGGGGTTGGCACGGCAAAGCGATTCTCGGCGGTCAAATGGGGCGTTGCGGGGCGGATCGTTTGGGCCTGGGTTCTCACGATCCCGATGGCCGGGCTGATCGCGGCCGCCTCATATGGGATCATCCTGATCATCGAAAAATTAACAGGTCACATATAGAAAGCCGTTCCAAGCTGCCGATTTCTTGCGAATCGCCGATCAAGGTGACATCATTCTCATTTGAGCATCGATAGATATCATTTATTCGGCTTCAAGGATTCGGAGGGAAAATGTCAGCGGTAACGACGCGATCAGCGGTTCTGGAAGATTACTTGGTAATGTCCGATGCGGAGATCGCAGCTCGGATCGAGGAGGCACGCCGCATCCTCGGTAAACGTGTCGTGATACTCGGGCATCATTACCAGCGTGACGACGTGATCAGGCACGCTGACCTGACCGGCGATTCTTACCAATTGTCCGTGATGGCCTCGCAGACCGAAGCCGAGTACATCGTCTTCTGCGGCGTTCATTTTATGGCCGAGTCGGCCGATGTGGTCGGTAAGGATTTTCAGCGGGTGATCTTGCCGGACCTCGGAGCGGGATGTTCGATGGCCGACATGGCATCGATCGATCAGGTCGAAGATGCCTGGGAGCAGCTTCGCGACATCGGCGTGCTCAAAAACAAGGTTGCCCCGATAACCTATATGAATTCGACCGCAGCGATCAAGGCATTCTGCGGCCGTAACGAGGGTGTTGTCTGCACATCTTCGAATGCCGTTCCGCTTTTCGACATTTATCTCAAAGAGTTCGACAAAATGTTCTTCTTTCCAGATCAGCATTTGGGACGAAATACCGGTGCTAAGTTCGGAATTCCGCTCGATAAGATGGCGCTCTGGAACCCGCACGAAGAACTCGGCGGCAATACCGAAGAACAGCTCCACGATGCAAAGCTGATACTTTGGCGGGGCCATTGCTCGGTCCACGGCCGGTTCAAGCCATGGCATGTCGATAAGATACGCCAGGAGGTTCCGGGCGTTAAGGTGCTCGTCCACCCCGAATGCACACGCGAAGTGGTCGAGGTGAGCGACCTTGACGGTTCGACAAGTTTCATAATCAAGACGGTCGAGAATTCCCCTCCCGGTTCGAAATGGGCGATCGGCACGGAAGTAAATCTCGTCAATCGGCTAGCCCAGCGGTTTCCCGACAAAGAGATCCACCTGCTCGCGCCCGATCTCTGCATGTGTGCGACAATGTATCGGATCGCTCCGCAAAATCTGGCGTGGGCGGTCGAAAACCTCATCGACGGCGTCGTCGTCAATGAGATCGTCGTCGACGACGAAACCAGGCACTTTGCAAAGGTCGCCCTCGATCGGATGATCGAGTTAACAGAAACGAGGAAATAGCGACGGCTTAGTGAGGCGATACACGGTCCGACAGGCCGGGTCCACGAGATCTCCGTATAAAGATCGATGGCCCAGATCAAGAACAGATTACCCGAGAACGCTCCCGGCAAATTCTACGTCGATCGCGAATGCATCGACTGCGACGTTTGCCGCGATACTGCCCCAGCCAATTTCACCCGCAATGACGACAACGGTTATTCATACGTTCTTCGTCAGCCGAATTCCCCCGAAGAGACGGCGTTATGTCTTGAAGCAATGCTCGCATGTCCGGTCGAAGCGATCGGCGACGACGCCGCAGAATCCGCTGCTGCCCGGTAAGCCCGGTCAGATCCTTGGTTTTGAAAAATAAACGCCGCAAGGTGCTAAAATACTAGCATCTAATGATCCACTCCCGGTTCGAAACGGTACTTGAAATTATTTTTTATCAGGGGGAAACTTTTATGAAAACACGAATTTTAATGGGGCTGATACTGCTATTGGGAATTTCTGCGGTGTCAAACGGACAGACGCCTTGGCTCGACAGGCCGCTAACTACGAATTGGAATAACGGAAACGGAAACGTGCCATCGGCGCCGAGAAATGCGTCGCCGATCGAAGGAAAATGCCAGGAGCAGATCCGCGCGCCCGAATCATTGGCGGATCGGGCGATCACGCGAGCGGGCTGGTCATTATTCGGAGCCACTCAGTCGTACGGTGCTGTCACGGTCGTGATGGCAATGGCGAGCGTGGACGGGATGTGCAGGCCGAATCAATACAACGGGTTCGTTTTTGTCAACAACCGCTTTGCCGGGACGCTTGCGCCCGCTCCGGTCAACTCGCGAACCGATGGCGCCCTCGGGCGGGTCATTCTGAATAACCAAAGGGAGTTGATCGCCGAATTTGCACGCTACACATCGAACGACGCTCTTTGCTGCCCTTCGCAATCGAGCCTTGTCTCTTATTCGATCTCGACCGGAACGAGGCCGATCCTAAAGGCCGACGATGTATCGACCACTGCTGTCTGCCAAACAAATGAAACGCCGGAAGTCCCGGAAAATGCGGTCACCGGCACGGTCACCTATCGGCAGCGAAGCGCACTTCCTCCGACCGCGGTACTCAATATAAAGCTGATCGATGTTTCGAGGGCAGATGCCCCTTCAACGACGATCGCCGAGGAGAACATCGAAACCGCAGGCAAACAGGTTCCGATCCCGTTTCAGCTCGAATATGAAGCACGTCAGATCCGCGAGCGGAATCGATATGCGGTCAGGGCCGAGATCAGCGACGGCGGCAGACTTCTGTTTACGACCGACACGAATTATCCGGTGATCACGCAGGGAAACCCGAAGACCGTCGAACTGACGCTGGTACCTGTGGGCAGCGGTACTGGCCCGGGTCGAGGTTCGGGCGTGATAAGCGGAACGGTGACCTATCTTCAGCGGATAGCATTACCGCCAAACTCAGAGGTGACCGTCAGGCTGATGGATTCTGCTGAACCCGAGGGAACTCCTGTCGCCGAAACGACCTTTGCCGTGACGACCCGGCAGGTCCCGCTGCCGTTCGAACTGCGATACGAGCAGCGCGACATCAATCGGCAGAAAGAGTATGAGCTTCAGGCCGAGATACGAACTGAAGGCACTGTCCGATTTCGGACCGAGCGCGGTCAGCCCGTCACGCTCCGCGGGGCACCGACGGCAAATATCGCTCTCGTTCTGGTACCGGCAGCTTCGACGCCCGAGGTCATAACAGGCAAGAGCCTGAATGCTTCCAAGTTTGGCACGGGTTCGATGCAGATCGAGGGCCGCGGTGCCGAACTGGTCGTTCGCGGGAACGTGACCATCCGAACGGATGGCACGGCGACCGTTTCGATCAGCCGGCTGAACGGTACGATCAATTTCACCGGCAAATTGGTAGCGTTCGACGCAAATTCGGCTCGAATTACGGTCGAAAGTTCAGGTGATGCTGATGCGAGCGGCGAGATCGAGATCCGCTACAGCGGCAGATCGTTGAACTCGATCACCGGCAATGCGCTCATCCTCGACGGGCAAAACGTGACGCTTCGGTTTTAGGAAAAGTTAAAGGCAGTTTGCTTTAACGGCGGATCCCCATTTGAGGGGTTCCGCCTTTTTTTCGCAAAAATGCGGACCTCCGGCAGTCAATATTGCTGTAACGGAGTCAATAGTTATGGGTTTTGTAGAAAACAAGTACAAGAAGGTCAAGCCGATAAAGCAGGTACATCGCAACAGCTGCTGGGCGGCATGCCTCGAATGGTGGCAGAAGGCGAACGGGTTTTCGACCGTTTATTCACAAAAGAGCTTGCGAGCCGAAGCCGACATAAAGGCAATGTATAAGAGCAACAGCGTCACCGGCGAAACATTCAAAAAGAGCCACGACGATTACGGAACGCTCGAAAAGCACGAACTTCTGAGCATCTTCAATCAGCCGCGTTTCAATATGACGGTGCTTGAGAGTCCCGCCCCTTCGGGCGAGCTGATCGAGGTCGTACTCAGCGTTAATGGGCCGATAATTCTGGGCTACTATGACGGAGTGGTGATGGGCAATCATGTCAACGTGATATGCGGATACGACCCCGATTTTCAGTTCGTTGAGGTGATGGAGCCGCGGACAGGGAAATTCGTTGAAAAAGGCCTGAGCGAGTTTTTGGGCGGGACCGACCCGAACGTGCTTGCGTGGAAGTGGTTCTTTAGCGGCTAAAGCGGCATCAGAGGCGGCGCGGCCGGTTCGCTATTCAGATCGTTATCCTGATCCAGCCGTCCTCGATAGCGACGTCAAATCGCTCGAGCGAACAGCCGGCCTTGGTATAACACTCGCCATTTCTTACATCAAAACGCCAGCCATGGTGTTCGCATTCGACTATGTTTCCGTAAAGGCGCGAATCAGCGATCGGGTATCCTTTATGAGGGCAAAAATTCTCGATCGCGTGAAATTGCCCACCAACATTGAACAATGCGATCTCGCTGCCGTCTTTCATTTTTACGGTCGCGCCGCGGCCGACAGGTACCGATTCGGCCCGTCCGACGGTGATCGTGCGCCCTTCGCGGGGCGGCTTTCGCTTGTTTTCCCTCGACTTTCCCATTTCTCGAACTGCGGCAAGCTGCGATCTATATTAAATGCCCGTTTACCGCCAACAATATAGAATAACGCGCCGGCCGCAGCATCTCACGCCCGCGGGAGGCGAAAATTTGTTTTCCTTGCTTTATAAGCCTAGACTACCGTATGGCGAATACGGCAGAAATAGCTTAAGGAGCTAAAATGTTCGAATACACATATAGAATCAAAGAAGCGGACGGCTCTTGGAAGGAGGTTCAGAAAGGCGATCCAGAGTACGATTCGCATTTCGTTGCCGAGTATGACGATTACGGAAATCTCATTCGTGAGGTTCCCGTTGGCGATGGCGCGGACATAATAGTTACTTTCGTCACGTATGACAACGGTAAAACCTATGCCAATGATCAAGAGCGGTGGTTGGAGCGTTGGCAGGACTTCGATGTTGAGAAGCTTTACGAGCACCCGACATTGAAGGAGTCGATTGCTGAGAAACTGCGTGAGTTTTGGGAAAAGTGGGG
The DNA window shown above is from Chloracidobacterium sp. and carries:
- a CDS encoding ferredoxin is translated as MAQIKNRLPENAPGKFYVDRECIDCDVCRDTAPANFTRNDDNGYSYVLRQPNSPEETALCLEAMLACPVEAIGDDAAESAAAR
- a CDS encoding Rieske 2Fe-2S domain-containing protein codes for the protein MGKSRENKRKPPREGRTITVGRAESVPVGRGATVKMKDGSEIALFNVGGQFHAIENFCPHKGYPIADSRLYGNIVECEHHGWRFDVRNGECYTKAGCSLERFDVAIEDGWIRITI
- a CDS encoding DUF47 domain-containing protein — encoded protein: MAFSLLPRADVYFIFFSQMSEKIMAASGILVEMFDSEPGDFSPYTKRIKDVEHECDQIMHEITTKLNKSFITPFDREDIYHLSVALDDICDYIDAGARAIVMYDINEFNDHARSLARVICELATEINAAVGLLKSPNGMNAHIVEIHRLENEADDIYFRAIGELFRSGSDPISLIKWKELYEILENATDRCESVANIIESIVLKHN
- a CDS encoding YbaY family lipoprotein, giving the protein MKTRILMGLILLLGISAVSNGQTPWLDRPLTTNWNNGNGNVPSAPRNASPIEGKCQEQIRAPESLADRAITRAGWSLFGATQSYGAVTVVMAMASVDGMCRPNQYNGFVFVNNRFAGTLAPAPVNSRTDGALGRVILNNQRELIAEFARYTSNDALCCPSQSSLVSYSISTGTRPILKADDVSTTAVCQTNETPEVPENAVTGTVTYRQRSALPPTAVLNIKLIDVSRADAPSTTIAEENIETAGKQVPIPFQLEYEARQIRERNRYAVRAEISDGGRLLFTTDTNYPVITQGNPKTVELTLVPVGSGTGPGRGSGVISGTVTYLQRIALPPNSEVTVRLMDSAEPEGTPVAETTFAVTTRQVPLPFELRYEQRDINRQKEYELQAEIRTEGTVRFRTERGQPVTLRGAPTANIALVLVPAASTPEVITGKSLNASKFGTGSMQIEGRGAELVVRGNVTIRTDGTATVSISRLNGTINFTGKLVAFDANSARITVESSGDADASGEIEIRYSGRSLNSITGNALILDGQNVTLRF
- a CDS encoding inorganic phosphate transporter → MEGQTAALSLVVLIIFIALVFDYVNGFHDAANSIATVVATRVLSPGVAVVWAAFFNFIAFIVFGTAVAKTIGGDMVNIAVIPGNDQLFVLLAGVLGATIWNIITWWLGLPTSSSHALVGAYAGSAIASYIWHFGLNNVETVLKASGWIKTLSFIVLSPLIGMLLGFAFMVAVYWIFHKVSINKVDRGFRVGQLFSAAAYSLGHGGNDAQKTMGIITIVLVAGGFLQMAPGGKLPDVPLWVVLSAHAAIALGTLSGGWRIVKTMGTKIVKLQPVGGFCAETAGAITLFGATAAGIPVSTTHTITGSIVGVGTAKRFSAVKWGVAGRIVWAWVLTIPMAGLIAAASYGIILIIEKLTGHI
- the nadA gene encoding quinolinate synthase NadA encodes the protein MSAVTTRSAVLEDYLVMSDAEIAARIEEARRILGKRVVILGHHYQRDDVIRHADLTGDSYQLSVMASQTEAEYIVFCGVHFMAESADVVGKDFQRVILPDLGAGCSMADMASIDQVEDAWEQLRDIGVLKNKVAPITYMNSTAAIKAFCGRNEGVVCTSSNAVPLFDIYLKEFDKMFFFPDQHLGRNTGAKFGIPLDKMALWNPHEELGGNTEEQLHDAKLILWRGHCSVHGRFKPWHVDKIRQEVPGVKVLVHPECTREVVEVSDLDGSTSFIIKTVENSPPGSKWAIGTEVNLVNRLAQRFPDKEIHLLAPDLCMCATMYRIAPQNLAWAVENLIDGVVVNEIVVDDETRHFAKVALDRMIELTETRK